A DNA window from Lutra lutra chromosome 8, mLutLut1.2, whole genome shotgun sequence contains the following coding sequences:
- the LOC125107248 gene encoding 60S ribosomal protein L30-like: protein MVAAKKTKNSLESINCRLELALKSVKCVLGYKQTLKMIRHGKAKLVILSNNCSALRKSEIEYYTMLAKTGVHHYSGNNIELGTACGKYYRVCTLAIIDPGDSDIRRSMLEQTGEK from the coding sequence ATGGTGGCCGCAAAGAAGACGAAAAACTCGCTGGAGTCGATCAACTGTAGGCTCGAGCTTGCTTTGAAAAGTGTAAAGTGTGTTCTAGGGTACAAGCAGACTCTGAAAATGATCAGACATGGCAAAGCGAAGCTGGTCATCCTCTCTAACAACTGCTCGGCCTTGAGGAAATCTGAAATAGAATACTACACTATGTTGGCCAAAACTGGTGTCCATCACTACAGTGGCAATAATATTGAATTGGGTACAGCCTGTGGGAAATACTACAGAGTGTGCACGCTGGCTATCATTgatccaggtgattctgatatcaGAAGAAGCATGCTGGAACAGACTGGTGAAAAGTAA